The DNA window GGCCTGGGGGTACCACCGGGTGCCCATCTTGTCCTCCGCCCGCTTCACCACGCTCAGTCCCGGGTCGTTGCGATCCACGATGAAGGCGCGTATCCCTGCGAGACCGGACCCCGGGTCCGTCTGGGCGAACACGACCAGGTAGTCCGAGATCGCCCCGAGCGAGATGAAGCGCTTCTGCCCGTTGAGCACCCACTGGTCGCCGTCGCGCGCGACGTTGGTCCTGATCTGCGAAAGGTCGGAGCCGCAGTGCTCTTCGGTCATGCAGATGGAGGTGAACTTGTACTCACCGCGCAGCGTGCCGTCGGCCCACTTGTCGATCTGCTCGGGCGATCCGAGCAGCCGCACGGCCCGTTCGCCGAGGTTGTTGCCGGGGAGGGCCTGCCAGCCCCACCCGTCCCCGTACGCCATCTCCTCCATCACCAGCAAGCCGAGCAGGTCGCCCCCGCCCTCGAGCTTGCGCAGCACCTCGGGGTCATCGGTGTGCCCAGGCCCGGAGTAGCGGAAGTCCAGTGGGCTGTGCCGCACCGGGCACACGGCCAGCACCTCGTCGGTGTCCGCAGGGAACGCGCAGTTGTCGTCGACCTCACGGGCGCGAGGCCGCACGTGCGTCACTGCCCACTCGTGCACGTCTGCGAGCAGATTGCGCGTCTCGGTGGAGATGTCCATTGCCAATGCCATGATCGATCCTTCGTGCGTGGTGAATGGATGTCAGCGACCCAGAACCAGCGGGCTGAGGAGGGGGTCGAAGTCGATGGCCGAG is part of the Micromonospora olivasterospora genome and encodes:
- a CDS encoding acyl-CoA dehydrogenase family protein — protein: MALAMDISTETRNLLADVHEWAVTHVRPRAREVDDNCAFPADTDEVLAVCPVRHSPLDFRYSGPGHTDDPEVLRKLEGGGDLLGLLVMEEMAYGDGWGWQALPGNNLGERAVRLLGSPEQIDKWADGTLRGEYKFTSICMTEEHCGSDLSQIRTNVARDGDQWVLNGQKRFISLGAISDYLVVFAQTDPGSGLAGIRAFIVDRNDPGLSVVKRAEDKMGTRWYPQAQLQFDNIRLDDDRRLPSDNFGEIMAIMNGTRPYCAAIGIGTARGALDYAWSWVKEHEKGYSSKRWDLLEDQVKEMRHGLDRVRNLVLRAGWRHDLGTADGTFAHVAKGHAVPVIEAVTFRAMQMMGPAGSSKEHLVEKWHRDVKFLDITEGTNQMHRIGVSRAYIGRMASKA